TTTCCGTTGTCCAATGGCATTAATGTCTGAGTAGAACGTCAAATCTTATTTATCCCTGCAACTCTGCATGGTTAGGCACCCATGCGCCATCATCCTCCAAGGTGAAATATCTTTTAAGAAAATTAATACAATTTGGCTTTCATGTGGAGCGTCTATTTCTTTAAGGAACCAGACATTCAACTATTTTTAAAGCCTGGATTAGTTATTTAATTGGTGAAAAAATCGATTATTTATAAAGTGCATGAGATTTCATATGAATGTTAGATTTCCACCCATTTACGTTTGCAATTTCAGGCTGCAGTTGTTGCTGCCTTCCTGCGTCTCGAGGGGGCGCGTACGGGGAAACGGACATCGCGGGTTCACCTCTGTCACGTGACGATTCCCTCCGTCTTCGGTGCGTGCCATGTTTGCGGAAGTAAAGGAAGGTGCACACTTCTGTCATTCGTTGAAAAATGTATCCAAAATTCAGAGTTTCTGCTCAATAAGACGCGTACATGCATTTAAGGATGATGAACCTACCAAAGGGACCCGattctttgtgttttaacaaAGACGAATTTATGAAGGTATGTTTTGTCAGCTTCTAACGACCTGCGTTAGACGATAcctagcttagcttagctagctaactgaatGATGCATCTTAGCCAAACTATTCCACAATGTCTGGAAAACAGCGACGAACATCGACGAACTGCTTTCTTTAGCCAGCATAGCCAACATACTTGGCTACTTGCATTTgagaaaaatagatttttaaaatcttaatataaTTAGCTAACCATCTtctcaaaatgtgttttagctATCAGTCTAGCTGGCTAGGAACTTTTTGAACCGACAGTTTAGGGGAGTGGCTGTGGCCGGATAAAGTTAATGCACTTTAACTAACCGCTGGTTATTTaacttattgttgttgttgtttatttatttactgtttttacaaTGCGTGTGAGAATCTAAAACATGTTGAGTTGGCTGTAAACGAGTTGTATAgcttagctagctggctacatCGCTCCTCGCTTTGTGCGTTCCTGACTTGTCATGGAGAATCCTGAAGCCTGACAGCATCTATGATGGCATTTCTTTGCTTTCAGGATGATTTCGACGTGGACAAATTCGTTGCTGCATGTCGAAAGCATGTCCAGCTGGAGGAGATGCGTGAGGACCTGGAGAAGTATTACCGGCTGCTTAAAACGGCAATGGTCGAACTCATCAATAAGGACTATGCCGACTTTGTCAACCTATCCACTAATCTTGTAGGTTTGGGTTTGTTTAGGCCTGGAGGAACTAAAATAGCAATAACTTACTTAAAATTAACCTCAGTTCAGTCCGTATGATGTGTTTGGTTACATCCGTTTGTCGTTTTGTCgtttcatttgtgtttaagGTAGGAATGGATAAAGCTCTCAATCAGCTTTCTGTTCCTCTAGGCCAATTACGCGAAGAAGTGTTggtaaattattttttggttaTATTATTGTCTGGTTATGCTTTACCTCAgccatttttgctttgtttcacaTATAATTTTCTTCACTTGAACAGAGCCTGAGGTCATCCGTAAATGAAGTTATCCAAGCCATAGACACACAGTTGTCCAAACAAGATGACATTCAAAAGAAGAAGGTGCGTTTTatctattgattttttttaatttatttttttgcctgaatatttaagtttttttaTTCTTACTAGATCTAGCTTTGtgctattttattttgtatttgactTCCTTCAAATTAGATCTGTGTGTTAAGACTCATCCAAGTAGTTCAGTCAGTGGAGAAGATTGAAAAAATCCTTCACTCCCAAAACACCAAAGATACAACTTCTCTTGAGACAAGCAGGTAACTTTAACTCCATTAATGTTAGATGTCTATCTACAGTAAATGATGCcctgcaaaaataataaacatttaaacttgGAGCATTACACTACAAATGTACCTTTCCCTCTGAAAAGGAGAGTAGTACCAAGTTATTTAGAGTAATAACCTCCTTTAAGGATGGCATGAGCAGTAAACTATATGACAATAGTTATTAAGTTGATAATTAGCTTATATCtctttgtgagtgttttgtATTAGGGGAAAATGTGTTCTTTCACGATTAATAACTTTACTTTTTGTCTGGTTTCATTTGAAGTCCTCTGTTAGCGGGTCAGATTCTCGAGCGGATTGCCACCGAATTCAACCAGTTGCAGTTCCATGCTGTCCAGAGCAAAGGCATGCCACTGCTGGACAAAGTGCGGCCAGTAAGCTCCGCTCCTTCTGGTTCTCAGACCTTTCAGAGAAACTCTTTTCATTCAGATGTTAGTATTATCTAAGGCTATAGTTATAGAAATATCACTTGGATACataaaaacatgattaaaaaaatgtgattaaaaaaatattactttctGTATTTAGCTTGTAGCTCAAAATGATTCAGGGCttgtgcaaataaaaacaaatgcaaaacaatgcatgacggcaataacaaaaaaagtcaaattcaACAGATTAATCAAGGATTATAATTGGATGTATAAAAAGTAATGTACAGAGAAGATTAAAacaaaagaccaaaacaaataTGGAAATGATGATGCAGTGAGGCAGATTTATTGTGTTGATGTTCCAGAGGATCGCTGGCATTACTGCTATGCTCCAGCAGTCTTTAGAGGGCCTACTCATCCAGGGTCTTCAGACATCCAACTTGGACATGGTCCGACATTGCCTCCGAACATATGCTACCATTGACAAGACCAGAGACTCGGAAGCGCTCGTGGGACAAGTCTTAGTCAAGCCATATATGGATGAGGTGTGTTATTCTGCATTATATAAATCACATAATAGTGCATCATGTCATATTAAAGGCTTCTCTTTTTTCAAAGATGATTATAAGCTCCGCCTGAAGTGGAAGAATGTGGCAGCTTCTTTGGACCccaattttgttttgtttcattttctaatAGGTCATAAATGAGCAGTTTGTCAGTTCCAGCCCTCATGGTCTTCAGGTGATGTACGCAAAGCTTCTGGAGTTTGTGCCTCACCATTGCCGACTGTTACGAGAGGTCACAGGAGGGGCCATTTCCAGGTAAGTTTTTCATTGCGCTGTATTGTACGAACTTTAGATTTTTGGGATCCTGTTAACCTAAATTACATTAGAAGAAGAGCATATTGGCTCTTCAAAAATATAATCTAACCTTAATAGTGCTCCAACCTTAGGACTCTAACCTTAATAATGCATCATGCAGGCTATTAGCATAGAACCACTTGttgtagttttgtgttttaaacagGGCTGTCTTGCCACTAATGGGATGATTTAGTAATGGTGATAGATTGGGATGATTTAGTGATAGTTATACTGATAGATTGGGACGATAGATGAATTGGATGTGTCTATGACGTGGCGGTTAAACAAGACATACCAATTACAAGGTGGGGCCTATCTAAGATCTTAGGGTTAGGAGTACTCAAATAATTGAGTAGCACAATCCAAAATGTTTATGCTAACATTgtaaattatgaaaattatgTTGGAACTGTAGATGTGACATTAGCCAAGATTTATATTTGTCACCTTTTTTTGCCCAGTGACAAAGCTGACATTGTGCCAGGATATGACTTCCTGGTCAACTCTGTCTGGCCAGAGATCGTAAaaggtgtggaggagaggatTCCGTCCCTTTTCAATCCGGGCAACCCTGACGCCTTTTATCAGGTAAAACGGGAACATGCACATGACCCCAGTAGGATAAACCCAGCCTTAGAGTCACACGTGCACAATGAACCCTACTCTTACTTATTTTCAGTCATGTTTTGCAGTCTGTTGTAAAGGTAAAGAAACTTTTGGACATCTTGCTTTATGCTGGGTGTTGTGGGAGTAGGCTAAAATGTAATAACGGTGAAGTAGTTTAAAAACAAgggaaaatatttaaagtttttaaaaatttgtatgATAGTAAATTAgtgttattaaatattcatcaCATTTTCAATTAAATACAGAGCAGAAAACTGCTATAAACACGATATGAGATTAGTTCATTAATCCTAGCTGAGAATGGTCTATGCTCTTGTCCTAATATTCCAGTGAGCGTGGTTGATTGACATCCCACTGTCCGACTCACAGCTTGCTAAGATGCGCAGTCAGAGCTGAACATAATGGCATAATGAGGGAGAGTCTGAGTAATAAAACTGTATGTAATACCAATGactatacaaatgtaaataattctgAAGTTCAAACACCAATTAAGCCTAGTTCACGGAAAAggtaaatttttttatttttcaccaaAATTGAAACTATAGGTGTGGACACGACTAGCTCCATGCATGGTGAAAAATGGCAAAGACTTCACTGCAAAATAGCTTGGCCTAGCACTGGCTACCTTCAAGTTTTTTTAGTGTAACCTTATTTAATGCCTGTAATGAGATTTTTAGACATATCAGGAGTCCATAAAATGCACTTTCGATTTCACCATGGTATATATGTCAGATATATCTGAGACAATGtgatcaataaaataaaatttagatctgtttaaaatcaataaatattgaTCCATGTGTACAAACATGgattgatgtttgtttgacagCACAGCTGTGCATATGCCCGTAAAAGAGCCATCCTAAAGTTGCAAATTATACTGTACATTTGTTGAGATTAGAATGGTACAGATTGCATTCTGTTCTTTTTGTCAATATCAGAAaccaattatttttttaaactgtactTTTGTCTTCTGCAGCGTTACTGCATTAGCATGGACTTTGTGCGGAAGTTTGAAAGGCAATGTGGCTCTCAGGCGAGTGTAAAGAGACTCAGAGCCCACACATCTTACCAGAGCTTCCACAACAGATGGAACCTCCCTGTGTATTTTCAGCTGCGGTGAGTGGCAGAGTGCGTGGTATGCCCACTGCCCGACTCTTCTTACATACTGGGAATGGGAGAGCTCACTGTGCTCTCATAGGCTGGCTCACCTTATATAATGTATGCTTTTATAGTTAGAAGCTTTTAACAGTTTGCTATTAAGTTCCAGTCACCTTGGattttttacaaacatttttatccttttttttagCGTATATCCTACTTTTAGATTAGGTAAAGATAAAGGGAATAAATAAAGCAACACGTTTACTGCTgtttctactactactactaataataataagatgaaaatgaaagcttgaaaaaaatatttaataaagcaCTGAAAACTTGTTTTAAAGCTGAAGTCAGTAAGTCAGTTGTCTTTAAGTGGTTTTATTGTTAACTGGTCAACACTGTAGGCAGCAAGTTCACAATGAGGGAGGTATTGAAAAGAATTGGGGGGGAGGGCTTATTTGCCTTCGAGTCACAATCCAAATCACTGATTGCCCACAAATTATTCATTGTCATGACTAATGTGGTATGTGTGATTAGTTGAGAGGGACTGATGGTGTGGCTTGGCTCTGAGCTGTTTATTTGGAGCTTCCTTTCGTTATATAGTCTGTCCCACTGAACTCTCTGCTTTCTTTGATTGTTAGAAGTGATTAAAATGTTGTGTAGGCTCATTACacattcatttgttatttttctggGAATTTCTCAATTTTACATGGTTGCTGGATGTGTTTCCATACAATAAAACTATCACAGGGTTGTGGAATTTTGCCTTCTTCCCTCTCCATGTCAGGCATAGTATAGTCCACAGAGAATGGTGTATGGCTCGGGCCCAACTGTCTTGTACCACAGTGATGATCATCTTATCACTCATCCTGTTGCTTGAATAATGTTGATAATGGAGCTTCAGTGGACAATGGCCATCATTCACTGTCAACTGACAGCTGTCACCTCAAGCTACTAAGCTTGTTTACTTaatgtttatcattttaaaaaagcaagatTTAAACTCATGTTCATGTAATCACCAATATTATTAAGAATTGGctaaatattaattattcagtccagcatttctgtgtgtgtcctttaaACTCTTGGATTGTTGTGCTTTTCAGTTACAAGGAGATTGCTGGATCTCTAGAGAACGCCATGTCAGATGGATTAGAAGCAGCTCCAGGTCAGTGTCAGTCTCCAAACAGGTAGAAATCCCTTTTTACTTTTGCTGTGCTGTTCACAGGTATGACAGAATATGTCCACAAAATTGTATTTGCAACAAATCAGATGCTCATGttcttttttatgtgtgtgtgtgtgtgtgtgtgtgtgtgtgtgtgtgtgtgtgtgtgtgtgtgtgtgcgtgtgcgcgcgcgcgcctctgtgtttgtgcatgtatttggGCGTACGTGCCGGTGTGCAGCTGGGAGCCGCTACCGGCTGCAGGTGACAGAGGTGTtgtggagctgtgtgtgcaggtgttggGCGGAGCAAATCTACCTGCCACCACTGGCTCATCGCTTCTGGAAGCTAACGCTGCAGCTCCTCTCCCGATATGCCACCTTCCTCACGGAGGTACCGCACTGGCAGCAGGCCAGCTTAACAAAGCTTTAAAGCTCACGGGCTCTCATAGCAGACCTTGCATAACTGGAGCATCACACAGGCAGCTGCTCAGTGCTTTGCACCAAGAACTGTAGAATGCTGGGAAGTGTGGAATGCTTGTTTTGGTCTCAGTTGGTCTCAAGAAATATTGTCTTCACAAAAGGGAGAACAGCAGCTTCTACTagtgctgtttctttttttaaacttagaATAGCTCCTGTGCCCTGGAACTAGACGGTATCTCTAGACTGATAAAGGGATGATCTCCTGTCCTGTAGGTCTTAACAAAGACCCCGCCTTCAGAAGCCACCAAAGACCCGGTGCGGCCACTGCCGAGCTCTGCATCCTCCACGTCGAGCCGCACCTCTCAGGATGCCGACAGTGAGAGTGGTGGCCCCGTGGCCCTGTCCACCAAGCAGCTGGTCTTCATCGCTGCTGATGTGGACCAGCTACAGGAGCAGGTATTATAGGGCAAGTGGTGTTGTTCAGGACCGTTTCTCTGAAATCCAGATACTTTGAAGTCATGTGGGAGATCCTGTTCATTCTGTTTCTGCTTACTCTTCCAGATTCCAGAAATCTCTGACATGATCAGGCAGAGATTAGAGGGAATTGGTTTCAAAAACTTTACCATTGTTTCAGGTACATATCTTATTTCAAGTAGGTAGCATTTACTGGTAGGTCATATCagtttgaaaaagaaaagaggtgaTCTGTTGctgttccctgtctctctgattTTGAATGCCAGAGGCCTTGGATGACTCTAATGCTGCTTTGGCCAGGTGCATCCCAACATTAAATAGCAGAATGACTCAGCATTTGACAGAGAGGAGTTTCCGCTTCCTAAGAAATGCATCCGAAGTCCCGCGGCTGTACCGGAGGACCAATAAGGTGAGCCAGAGCTCTGAACACACCatgcagtggtagcttagtgttTAACATGCCCGACTTGTAATCgcaaggttgctggttcaagccctaccactgccaagttgctactgctAAACCACTGAGCAAGGCACTTAatccttaattgctcaagtcatactcagtcataattgtaagtcgctttggataaaaaccgtcagctaaatgccgtaaatgtgatCTCAGACCCAATGTCTTACCCTGCCTGAAGCACCTGTAAAGGCCCTGTGAATTTGAATACATAGCACCATATTTactatatattttaattgtaaaataatattgaacATGTCTAGGTCCTGTTTAACAAATATCAGTCTTGTAAAGCACCGTGTTATTTGTGGAGCATTCCCCAAAAACATGGTTGCTTTTGCAGAAAATGATGACTGATTTTGTTGATTTGACAGGAGATGCCCAGCAGGGCCTCGGCCTACATGGATAACGCTTTGCGGCCACTGCATCAGCTGCTCACAGACTCCACCAGCGTGGTGAAGGCCTCCATCATGCTGGAGTGGCTTCGCATCACTCTTTCAGATTGCACCCACAggtagtgtgtgcatgctcacacatg
This region of Electrophorus electricus isolate fEleEle1 chromosome 11, fEleEle1.pri, whole genome shotgun sequence genomic DNA includes:
- the cog2 gene encoding conserved oligomeric Golgi complex subunit 2 isoform X1, giving the protein MHLRMMNLPKGPDSLCFNKDEFMKDDFDVDKFVAACRKHVQLEEMREDLEKYYRLLKTAMVELINKDYADFVNLSTNLVGMDKALNQLSVPLGQLREEVLSLRSSVNEVIQAIDTQLSKQDDIQKKKICVLRLIQVVQSVEKIEKILHSQNTKDTTSLETSSPLLAGQILERIATEFNQLQFHAVQSKGMPLLDKVRPRIAGITAMLQQSLEGLLIQGLQTSNLDMVRHCLRTYATIDKTRDSEALVGQVLVKPYMDEVINEQFVSSSPHGLQVMYAKLLEFVPHHCRLLREVTGGAISSDKADIVPGYDFLVNSVWPEIVKGVEERIPSLFNPGNPDAFYQRYCISMDFVRKFERQCGSQASVKRLRAHTSYQSFHNRWNLPVYFQLRYKEIAGSLENAMSDGLEAAPAGSRYRLQVTEVLWSCVCRCWAEQIYLPPLAHRFWKLTLQLLSRYATFLTEVLTKTPPSEATKDPVRPLPSSASSTSSRTSQDADSESGGPVALSTKQLVFIAADVDQLQEQIPEISDMIRQRLEGIGFKNFTIVSEALDDSNAALARCIPTLNSRMTQHLTERSFRFLRNASEVPRLYRRTNKEMPSRASAYMDNALRPLHQLLTDSTSVVKASIMLEWLRITLSDCTHRYFETISDVLSSVRKMEESLKRLKQARKTTMASTAGASAGPSDDTKIRLQLALDVEYLGEQIQKMGLQPSNINMFSSLLDLVREARDLATAEQAGS
- the cog2 gene encoding conserved oligomeric Golgi complex subunit 2 isoform X2, with the translated sequence MDKALNQLSVPLGQLREEVLSLRSSVNEVIQAIDTQLSKQDDIQKKKICVLRLIQVVQSVEKIEKILHSQNTKDTTSLETSSPLLAGQILERIATEFNQLQFHAVQSKGMPLLDKVRPRIAGITAMLQQSLEGLLIQGLQTSNLDMVRHCLRTYATIDKTRDSEALVGQVLVKPYMDEVINEQFVSSSPHGLQVMYAKLLEFVPHHCRLLREVTGGAISSDKADIVPGYDFLVNSVWPEIVKGVEERIPSLFNPGNPDAFYQRYCISMDFVRKFERQCGSQASVKRLRAHTSYQSFHNRWNLPVYFQLRYKEIAGSLENAMSDGLEAAPAGSRYRLQVTEVLWSCVCRCWAEQIYLPPLAHRFWKLTLQLLSRYATFLTEVLTKTPPSEATKDPVRPLPSSASSTSSRTSQDADSESGGPVALSTKQLVFIAADVDQLQEQIPEISDMIRQRLEGIGFKNFTIVSEALDDSNAALARCIPTLNSRMTQHLTERSFRFLRNASEVPRLYRRTNKEMPSRASAYMDNALRPLHQLLTDSTSVVKASIMLEWLRITLSDCTHRYFETISDVLSSVRKMEESLKRLKQARKTTMASTAGASAGPSDDTKIRLQLALDVEYLGEQIQKMGLQPSNINMFSSLLDLVREARDLATAEQAGS